From the Micromonospora echinospora genome, the window AGCGTCTGCATGCCCCTGCCCCGCAGGACCGTGTCCAGCTCGGTGCCGAAGAAGCCGCTGAGCCGCACCTGGTGGATGAGGACGTCCTCGGGTTCGGGCGCGAGCTCGTCGATGATCTGGGCCTGCGGGGTGCCGCCGAGGAAGGCCTGGTGCTCGGCGATCATCGCGAAGAGGGGGGTGTTGGCGATCAGGTCGGGGTAGCCGGGTCGGTGGACGGTCTGGGTGTAGACGATCAGGCTGCCCCGGGACCGGGCAGCCGCGACGAGCCGGGCGGCGTACGACGCGACGCGGCGCCGGATGACCTGTTCGGCGAAGAAGGGGCCGAACGTCCCTTCCGGGCTGACGACCTCGTGCTGCCAGTGGATGTTGACGACGGCGGTGCGGGCCGGGTCGAGATCGGGCATGGTCCCTCCGTCACGGAGCGGAGATCTGATGGGGCGCGGCTTGGTACCGTCGCCCCTCCGTCGCGGCCGAACCCCTCCCGAAGGCGTCGAGACGTCCCCACCGTCCGGGTATGTCGAGCAAGGCCATGTAAGCGAGGTTAGCCGGAAGTGCCGGTCTGATCACGAGATCCTCGCCCACCGGCTGGAGGCCGAGCATGGTCCGCAGGAGCAGCAGCGTCGCCCCGGCGGACCATGCCTGCGGGCTGCACGCCGTGGGGTAGTTGACCGGGTACTTGGTGCTGCTCCGGCTGTATCCCGCGAACGCCTCGGGCAGCCGGCCGTCGTAGAAGGTCGCGGCGTCGAGGATGCCGGCGGCGATCCGGGCCGCCTCGTCGGCGTACCCGTAACGCCGCAGGCCCCAGGCGATGAACGAGTTGTCGAACGGCCAGATGGTCCCGACGTGGTAGCCGATCGGGTTGTAGCGGCCCTGGTCCTCGGCCAGGGTG encodes:
- a CDS encoding cysteine hydrolase family protein; translated protein: MPDLDPARTAVVNIHWQHEVVSPEGTFGPFFAEQVIRRRVASYAARLVAAARSRGSLIVYTQTVHRPGYPDLIANTPLFAMIAEHQAFLGGTPQAQIIDELAPEPEDVLIHQVRLSGFFGTELDTVLRGRGMQTLLFTGVATNLAVTHTVFDAINLGYRPVIVSDACTAASDQAHQASLETLGLLCPVLDTEGVLRQLPG